The Cyclopterus lumpus isolate fCycLum1 chromosome 12, fCycLum1.pri, whole genome shotgun sequence genome window below encodes:
- the sigmar1 gene encoding sigma non-opioid intracellular receptor 1: protein MSVVRTSLKLFLLTAVTVLAVLLLRHWMATKQYVFNKEDVAKLAKQYAGQDHEQAFSKVVVELRKRYPGHILPDEDLQWVFVNAGGWMGSMCLLHASLTEYLLLFGTAVDTGGHSGRYWAEISDTIISGTFRQWKEGTTKSEVYYPGDTIVHSVGEATSVQWSTGTWMVEYGRGFIPSTLGFALADTLFSTQDFLTMFYTVRVYVKGMLLEAGTLLTEAGVF from the exons ATGTCTGTCGTCAGAACGAGCTTAAAACTGTTCCTGCTCACCGCCGTCACCGTCCTGgccgtgctgctgctgcgacACTGGATGGCCACCAAGCAGTACGTTTTCAATAAAGAAGACGTCGCCAAATTGGCCAAACAGTACGCAG GACAGGACCATGAACAGGCCTTCTCCAAAGTGGTGGTGGAGCTCAGGAAGAG GTATCCTGGCCACATCCTGCCAGATGAGGACCTGCAGTGGGTGTTTGTGAACGCCGGTGGTTGGATGGGCTCAATGTGTCTACTTCACGCCTCGCTCACAGAGTACCTGCTGCTGTTTGGTACTGCAgtagacacaggaggacactCGG GTCGTTACTGGGCTGAGATCTCTGACACCATCATATCCGGCACCTTCAGACAGTGGAAGGAGGGAACAACAAAGAGTGAAGTGTACTACCCCG GTGACACCATCGTACACAGTGTAGGCGAGGCCACGTCGGTCCAGTGGAGCACCGGGACGTGGATGGTCGAGTACGGAAGAGGTTTCATCCCGTCCACGCTGGGATTTGCTCTGGCTGACACCTTGTTCAGCACCCAGGACTTCCTCACAATGTTCTACACCGTACGTGTTTATGTCAAGGGTATGCTGCTCGAGGCTGGTACACTTCTTACAGAGGCCGGAGTTTTCTGA
- the katnal2 gene encoding katanin p60 ATPase-containing subunit A-like 2, translating to MMELSFQSMKVSHQAREADELRTETRRKSLLILIYQHLLGQGYLSAAVALDQETNGGVRRFEVCDNIDLEMVLMDYESYHYIKFQRYPKLIRKTTEPGEKRKTRSGGVKRSPCSVGRPLPKINQSPSTQSGFGAKRNASCSHTNENVSSGPPESSEFGLNVSSIRNGPAGEEAMNRKDQMTDGKSSSYDTVKGAGSDSEHMERLLKPLSGFSGMTSEMSELAAIISRDIYLHSPNVRWEDIIGLEDAKRLVKEAVVYPIKYPQLFTGILSPWKGLLLYGPPGTGKTLLAKAVATECKTTFFNISASSIVSKWRGDSEKLVRVLFELARYHAPSTIFLDELESVMSQRGTSMGGEHEGSRRMKTELLVQMDGLARSEDLVFVLAASNLPWELDHAMLRRLEKRILVSLPSSPARQAMISHWLPPLSSTGGVELRTELDYETLAKEMEGYSGSDTRLVCKEAAMRPVRKIFDALESHKDGDTDMLAIQLETVTTADFLEVITHTKPSAKNLVDRYAAWEREYESV from the exons ATGATGGAGCTTTCATTTCAATCCATGAAAGTCTCCCACCAAGCCCGGGAAGCG GATGAGCTGAGGACTGAGACAAGGAGGAAGAGTCTCCTCATCCTCATTTACCAACACCTACTGGGTCAAGG CTACCTGTCTGCAGCAGTGGCCTTGGACCAGGAGACGAATGGAGGTGTGAGGAGGTTCGAGGTCTGTGATAACATCGATCTGGAGATGGTGCTGATGGACTACGAGAGTTATCACTACATCAAGTTCCAGAGATATCCCAAACTTatcagaaaaacaacagaaccaG gcgaaaaaagaaaaacaagaagtgGTGGAGTAAAGAG GAGTCCCTGTTCGGTTGGGAGGCCTCTTCCCAAAATCAACCAGTCCCCGAGCACACAGTCTGGATTTGGAGCCAAGAGGAATGCTTCATGTTCAcatacaaat GAGAATGTCTCTTCTGGTCCTCCGGAGTCGTCAGAGTTTGGTCTCAACGTTTCTTCCATCAGAAATGGACCAGCTGGTGAGGAAGCCATGAACAGAAAG GACCAGATGACTGACGGCAAAAGTTCCAGCTATGATACAGTTAAAGGAGCTGGCAGTGACTCGGAGCACATG GAACGGCTGCTGAAGCCCCTCAGTGGCTTTTCTGGAATGACCAGTGAGATGAGCGAACTTGCCGCAATCATCAGCAGG GACATCTATTTGCACAGCCCCAACGTGCGGTGGGAGGACATCATCGGCCTGGAGGACGCAAAGCGATTAGTCAAAGAGGCCGTCGTCTATCCCATTAAG TACCCCCAGCTGTTTACAGGCATCCTGTCTCCGTGGAAAGGCTTGCTGCTCTACGGCCCCCCAG gcacaggTAAGACGCTGTTGGCCAAGGCCGTGGCTACAGAGTGCAAGACGACCTTCTTCAACATTTCAGCCTCCAGTATCGTCAGCAAGTGGAGAGGAGACTCTGAGAAGCTGGTCAGG GTTCTGTTTGAGCTGGCCAGGTACCACGCCCCATCCACCATCTTCCTGGATGAGCTGGAGTCGGTGATGAGCCAGAGAGGAACCAGCATGGG aggaGAGCATGAGGGAAGTCGCAGGATGAAGACGGAGCTGCTGGTTCAGATGGACGGACTGGCGAGATCTGAGGACCTTGTGTTCGTACTGGCTGCCTCCAACCTGCCATG GGAACTGGACCACGCCATGCTGAGGAGGTTAGAGAAGAGGATTTTAGTAAGCCTCCCCTCCTCGCCAGCTCGCCAAGCCATGATCTCTCATTGGCTGCCTCCTCTCAGCTCCACAGGAGGGGTGGAGCTACGAACTGAGCTGGACTACGAAACTCTGGCGAAG gaGATGGAGGGTTACTCTGGTTCTGATACAAGACTGGTGTGCAAGGAGGCCGCCATGAGACCAGTCCGCAAGATCTTTGATGCTCTGGAGTCACATAAGGATG GAGACACCGACATGCTGGCCATTCAGCTGGAAACTGTGACCACAGCCGACTTCCTGGAAGTCATCACGCACACCAAACCCTCGGCCAAGAACCTGGTGGACAGATACGCAGCCTGGGAGAGAGAGTACGAGTCTGTCTGA
- the hdhd2 gene encoding haloacid dehalogenase-like hydrolase domain-containing protein 2, translating to MAGRRALKAVLIDLSGTLHVEDTAVPGAQDALNRLRQASVAVKFVTNTTKESKRNLLERLHRLNFDLQEKEIFTSLSAARSLLEQEQLRPLLLVEDGALEDFTGVETSEPNAVVVGLAPDHFNYQTLNTAFRMILDGAPLIAIHKARYYRCKDGLALGPGPFVTGLEYAADCQATVVGKPEKAFFTQALSDLGCSPNEAVMIGDDARDDVGGAQNAGMLGILVRTGKYRGGDERKINPPPHLTCDSFPEAVDHILKNLL from the exons ATGGCAGGCAGACGGGCACTGAAGGCTGTGCTCATCGACCTGAGTGGAACTCTCCATGTGGAGGACACAGCGGTGCCCGGGGCGCAGGACGCCCTCAACAG GTTGCGGCAGGCGTCTGTAGCCGTGAAGTTTGTGACTAACACGACGAAGGAGAGTAAGAGGAACTTACTGGAACGACTACACCGTCTCAACTTTGACCTCCAG GAAAAGGAGATCTTCACTTCGCTGAGTGCAGCGAGGAGTTTGTTGGAGCAGGAGCAACTCAGGCcgctgctgctggtggaggaCGGCGCACTGGAAGACTTCActg GTGTTGAAACCTCAGAGCCAAACGCCGTCGTCGTGGGACTCGCTCCCGATCACTTCAACTACCAAACACTCAACACGGCTTTCAG GATGATTCTGGATGGAGCTCCTCTCATTGCCATCCATAAGGCTCGCTACTACAGATGTAAGGATGGTTTGGCCCTTGGCCCCGGGCCCTTTGTGACGGGACTCGAGTACGCCGCAGACTGTCAAGCTACTGTGGTGGGGAAACCGGAAAAGGCTTTTTTTACTCAG GCTCTGTCTGATTTGGGATGCAGCCCCAATGAAGCTGTCATGATAGGCGAT GATGCCAGAGATGATGTGGGCGGGGCTCAGAACGCAGGCATGTTGGGAATTCTGGTCAGAACCG GTAAatacagaggaggagatgagagaaaaatCAACCCTCCTCCCCACCTGACATGTGACAGTTTCCCAGAAGCTGTTGACCACATCCTGAAGAACTTGTTATGA
- the ier3ip1 gene encoding immediate early response 3-interacting protein 1 yields MAFTLYSLIQTAILCINAIAVLHEERFLSKFGFGVDQGVGGFGDDPGVKAQVLTLIRSVRTVMRVPLIIVNSACIVLLLLFG; encoded by the exons ATGGCGTTTACACTGTACTCTCTCATCCAGACCGCGATTCTGTGTATCAACGCCATCGCTGTGCTGCACGAGGAGAGGTTCCTCAGCAAGT tCGGCTTTGGTGTGGACCAGGGAGTTGGAGGTTTTGGGGACGACCCAGGAGTCAAAGCCCAGGTTCTCACCCTCATCCGCTCGGTCCGGACCGTCATGAGAG TGCCATTGATAATAGTAAATTCGGCCTGCATCGTCCTGCTGTTACTGTTTGGCTGA